Within the Rosa rugosa chromosome 2, drRosRugo1.1, whole genome shotgun sequence genome, the region CAAGCATATATGTGTCTCAATAAGTTTATGGTTGTTGTCTCTCTTCATTAATTTAACTAAATCATGAAAGAAACATCTGAAACTACCGGGATTTTTAAAGTTTGTTGGTCCAAGTTAGTTATTGAAGACAAAACCATTGGGATGATCAAAAGAACACATACTCATCTATTTATAAATTTGTAATCcccaataaagaaaaagatcatGCATGTCTTATGAAGACATACATACAGAGAACATGTagtaaagaaagaaaattaaaaaaaaaagaattatagTCATTTGGCATAACGATCTAGCTAGAAAGTGCGATTAACAAGCATAAGCTAACTCTTTTTCCCGATGAGGGAATAGAATTTCCTACAAGAGAAGCCGACCAATCGTATCTAGCTATCTTTGCTGCTCTTTTTCACTCTTTACTACTTCACATTCCTTGGGTGTCAAACAAAGAGGACAACAAGTGTACCTGTCAATATTGTTTCTTTACTCAACAAAGCTACATGACCTCATCTTCCTAGCATGTCATAATATGTTTATCACTACCAGTTCAGTAAATGTTGATATATATACTTGATTCAGATCTAAAGATCTTTTGTATGTAGTGGTAAAATTGCGCTTGTTTCTAAAATTTCGTTGTATTTATATTTTTGCTTTCTTGTTATATGTAAAAAGGTAAACCTTTGGAACCCTAAATTCCCCCTTGAGACGTCATAAATATTATAATGAAGATGATTAATTGGCTGCAAGAGggtttttaattaattacttaggtccAACTCTATCCAGATTTATCTAGTTTGGTAATCTAGGCAGCAGATTAAGGGTAGATccatgcagagagagagagagaggactctTTTAAATTTTTTGTAGTAGTACTGGAAAAAGAAAGCGGTGCCACTACTACCTTTATTGGTTGCAGAGAAAAATCTAACCACTGCAAGTTGGCAGGAAAGCTCCCCCAGCTACTCTATCTCCACAGAGAGACAGTACTACTCGAGAGAAAGATAGATAGAGATATAGtcttagagagaaagagagaaaagataATAAAGCCTAAAGGGAAGGAAGAATACAACGCACTCCCACGCGTGCACATATCGAGGAAGCTTCTATCTTTATGTCCTCAAAGTTAAAGGGAAGGGTACTCCTCTTGCATCAAAAGctgatgacgatgatgatgcATGGCTACCCAAGCTAGCGTAGCTTAGCTTGTTTAAATCCTTATAATAGAGTACTTTGCACGAGATTGTATTCAGAATGATCACCATATGATGTGATGATTATGAAATGGTTTCCATCTGATTAGGAAGCTGTTATATCCCAGGCACATCCTTCCATGAAAATGCAAATCATTTGCAGTCCAATATAAGCATACTTTGGATTCCGTACTTTCAATTCCTAACTTTGGGTCTTGCAGTAAAGATTTTCCTGCTGCAGATTCGTACAAAGTATGCTCCAGAAGCTTCTTTTGTTCACTCAAcaccgccccccccccccccccccccctcctctccctccctccctccctctagATCTCGTTCTCATGTACACATACAATTTGAACCTGTTTAAACATTAGTCAGATTATGCAGTACGACTATATATATACAGCTGAAGAAAATGGCCTTTCTCATTGAATATATCAGATTATCAGTTAGTTTCTTCCATGCAATTAAAAAAGGAATGCACCAAAGaaagatgtgtgtgtgtgttttcttTTTCGATCTTATTCTGAGAAGGAATAAGCGAAACAGAGAGGCACATTTAGTAGAGCTAGATCAGTGCCGGCCTTTAAACTTTAATTCGACTTTGAAAGAAACTAGCTACAGCTAGTACATACAATCGGTATTTGGATATGGGATCGGCACATATTATGACTTAGTCTATTAATGAGGCATTAAATCTCACAAAACATTACTACATATAAGACTTTGTAGGATGCAAATGCAAAAGCAAGGAGGTGCATGTTCATATATACTGGGTAATAATTGGTATACTTGATGCAGGCTTGTGTCAGGTTGGTCCGGGAAGGTTTTAGGCCCAAACTCGCCAAAAAGATCGAAAGGGTCTATACAAGACAAATATTGGCTCACCTTGAAGTCAAGGGGTTAATGCAGCAGTTATAGGTTGCTGCTTGTAAGTATATGTACTTCTAAAACTGTAATATGACTGCAGATCATGTAGTCAAGTATCCCCCACTGTTTGAAGGGGATAAAGACTTCGGAAACGTTTTATCGAGGAAAACAAAGACAAGTACTTCAGTAAATAGAAGAAAATTACTGTCATTTCTGGTAGTAAAGATGAAATTTACTGAATTGAAATTATGAAAAGAAGTGGGGGATTCTATAGAGTGAAGAGAAATTAACTATCTCCTCTATATGGACATTTATTGGTTGTTCATGACtacggcaaaaaaaaaaaaaaaaaggaaggggggggtgggggggggggtGCCGGGATATCAAAAGGGGAGGCCTAGTAAAAATTTGTTTGGGCCACAGGATGAAAAATAAATCTACATATGATATGGGCTACCATGTTAACCCATGCCCATCATTTGGACAGTGAAAAACGATGAACTGTTTTTATGTTGGTTCTCAGTGATCTGTAGAATAAGAATGTGGATAGCACTACTTGTATTATGCATATTCTAATCCCACCATTTCTGATAGTGGCAATCTCAAGTTTTATGGAATACTTGGAGGGATGGACAGTCTTACTTTTGAATTCTGAGGTTATAATGTTATATAGTACGTGAGATAATATCGGTAACATGGTATGAATGTTTATTACAAATAAATCTAATTTGAATGCATATGTGAAGAAAATCAAATAAGGTCCGAAACAGTTTTGATCGAAACTAGAATACACCAAGATCTCTTATTCCATCCCATGCGCTTGAACTAGTCATTTTAAGCTCAGTGATTTCATAATATTACATATTATTACAAAAAAGAGAGACTACATATTACATAATACACTTGaagataaaagaagaaaaaccagaAAAATACACTCGTGTACCCGCCAATATTTTTGTAATTAGAAACAAACTAGCATCCTATTAATTAAGCTTAGTTCAGTTCATTAGGGTTAATCATGGTGATTGTACAGCACTACTACTATCATATATATCAGCAGGAGCAATGAAATAGTCCATGGAAAGCCCCGGCACATTGAACACAACATCATCAATGTTCCAAACCTCTTCCATTCTAGTCCTCGTATACTCCATTGATAGCTCGCCACACCGGAAAACGGTGGCGATGGAACGGCCTTGATGAGCGATGAGCACACCATCAACATCTCTGTAATCTGCAATGCTGCTTCCTATGGTCGTCTCCCAATACACAGTTTCGTTTTCTGGGGTTTCAACCCTAGTGAGGTGCGAGTCCTCTAAGTAGATGAGGAGTCCACTCTTTTGACAGAAATAGCCGTACAATGCATGCCTAATTACCTCTGCAGGACCTTCGCTTCGTTCCATTACAGCCTCACGGTCTGCAGAAACTTTTAGTACAAAGCAATCATCGTCGCCAATCCTCTTCTCCCCCAAACATTGTGCCTTGGCAAACAAGCTTGCTGTGCTCTTTGGGTCTAGGCCCTGCAGCAAAAGACAATATAATCAagatatttgatcaaattgATGAGCATACATATAGTTAAACCATAAACATTAAGCTAATTAACGGTGATAAAATTAGCAGAGTTTTCCAGTGGCGAGAAAATTTTATCTGATTTGGACCAGTTCATGCACGTTTAAAGCCAAATTACAAACTAAATCAGTTCAAGAATTCAGGGTTCAACTCTCTTTAATTTTACTTGCATCAAAACGAAAACTGAATCAAATCAAACCGTTCATCAATTGTGCACTACTCACGTGTGAATGAACTTTCTGGCACATGTTATACAATCCATAGTAACTACTAGTTAAAATAaatttttgatcaaaagaaaatattttggaagaaaaaagaaaaggaagaaaaaaagaaagggtAAAAGAGGCATAATGCACTAGATCCAGCAGCATTCATTCACtaaagtgaaaaagaaaaagcaaaagcaaGAAATAATAGAGAGAAGCCACTTTAGTTCAGTAACGTTGGTAATCCCAAGACCAAGATGAACCATATATATGACCATGGATGACGCAAGAACCTGCAATCACGTGCCATTCTTAACCCTTTGAggtgttcaaaaaaaaaaaaagaagactgtagggtaAAGCATGGGACAGTTTCTCCATCATTGTCAGCCTCATACCATTTTTATTGGGATTGTGATTTGTTCCCTCCTCAAATCTCTATCTTTGTTTGGTAAAGAAAAGAACTAAAGCCTAAAGGCTATTTTCGAATAATTGAACGCTACGTTTCTTATCCTCTTTATTGCTTCTTAAACCTCAAATCAGTATATGCAATCCAAAAACATTGAATCCGTGAATGTCTTAAAACATGGTTGGTGAGAAAATACGATATATGACATGTTATGTTAATAGATGGAAGCGATTATCAATCTCAAGTGTTTATGGTAGAAAGAACATTCAGATTTCCGAACTTACCTGGATGATGCGGCGTAATGGGCGTTGAGGGCCTTTGGCAGCATGAGTACCGAGCCAAGGGGTGTGCCTCCACACAGTCTTTCCATcacttccggccaccacctTGTTGCCGCCGACCACCAATTCCAGAGACCACATGCCGGGTAACATTTGCCAAAGAACAAAGCACCCACTTTCCCCACTTCTTGTTCCCAAAGTCTTCACATTTCTACCTGCAGAAACCTCAGTCTCACAGCAGACCATCTTTACCATCCCACTCGCATACATGTTCTTGTTGCACTTCTGCTGCTTCAAGCACCCGCTTGCTGCCAGATACTGTTGTATAATGTAGTGCGCAGTCGAAGTTTCCTGAATCACCCTCATTCATTAGTGACAGAAAGAGAGAATAAGATGTAATTAGTTCAAGGTATTTTGATGTTCTTACAAATGGGATGTCTTTGATGTGAGGCATGGGATGATCAACTGGCTCACTGGCTTGAGGAATTGGAGCTAAAGGACAGCCCAACACACCAAGCAAGAGCCTCAAATCTTGTCTCTTTGCCGGAATGGTACTACCATTACTTCCATATGCCGAAGTTGATAAGTTACTTCCTTGAGGAAGACCCTTTTGTGCTCTGAACCATTCACGTATGGCTTCCCAAGAGCTTTCCTTCTTACCTCCTTCTTCTTGCATTTCTGGGTCTGGACCTTCCATGAGTGGCGTCAATGGCTGCGGAGACCACATCTGCTTCTTCCTCGCCTTTGAACCCATCATCTTGCTGGATTGGAAAAGATTGCCTGAAAGTTGGTGAAGAAGAAAGATTGAGTTGGTTGTGTTTATGATGAGGTTTAAGGGTTTTTAAGAGGGATAGGGGGAGTGAGAGATACGAAGGATTGTGTGAGATATGATATGAGACAAAAGGGACAGCTTATCTGTCCAACGGCAGAGAATGGTATTATAAATTTAAACACATTCGCATGTTGGCCTGTCTATTACTTTATTCTTCTCTCCCTAGGTCTTTCTCTCTTGtcgttttatttctttttatgtcTATTATTCTCTTGAGCTGCTCAACCTAGCTACCCCCAATGGCCTCTTTTACATGACTCCGATGGTAAAAGACCCTAATGCCATTTTACAGAAATTACTAAACCTTTTCAAAACTTTGAATCTCAAAATCCATGTAAAATAATTCGCAGATTATGAAATTTTTCTACATAAAGACATAAAGACGGAATTGTCATAACAAAGATTAAGTGTTGACATATATGCCTAGTTACTTAGTTGCAATGAGTTTCTCATACTCTTATGATTTGTAACTTTATGTAGCTCATAGAAAGTAGCGTAACttactaaaatttgaaattaGAGATGCTCACAAAAAATCTTGCGAATTCAACTCCATTTTTTTGCGGCTCAAAAAAAGGGATAAGAGAGACAATAAACTTTCTTGTCACctcatctatactattattaagagaagaggctttgttagccaaagtgGGTgtgaaaaaacaataaaacccTTAAaccttatattaatttttaataattGAGTGGTACTATGGTAAATagcaaaattaaaaatcatataaaaaataaaataaataattttcaaaTAATTAACTACCCATGTCTGCAATAACCATCCACAATTCAGATAACTTCccactttcttttttctcaaataacttttatttttttctcaatataataattataaaaattttacacatgcagagcatgtgagcAGAAAACTAGTATTATTGAAGAGAAGAGAAAATAAGGGTAACAAAGTCAAAATGATCGAAGAGTATGAATTTAACTCCTTTTTGCTTTCACTACTATTAACATTTCGAATCGAGTGAAAATAATATAACAATCATAACGAAAAGAGGTTTCACGATCTATGCATGTTTTTTGAAAGCTGACAAGGGGCCAAGCTCTCAAAAGAGGGCAACATAGAGCTAATATCCCGGAATATGAAGTTCTACGATATTGTGCAGACCTGCAGATTATGGAAAGAAATTACGCAAGGTTATTATAGTAAAGTTGGCTCAATTGACTGCAGGCTCTGCACCCACTACCACATAGGACAAATCTACCAAATCTTGTCTGCATAATTAATTACTCCGAGTCTCTGATCACATTTATCAAAAATGAAATCCAACACAATGATCTCATCACGCCTACTTAGTACTTTAGTTCTTAGGATCTTCCTCTAAGTTTTGATTCCCGTCTCGGTCAAAACAATGAACACAATCCCCAAGTTGAGGCCCCAACCCCCCACAGTACATAAATAATCTACAAATTTAGGAGGTTCCAATCTAATAAAACACTGATTAAGGAGTTTAATCTGTTCAACGTTGACGGGGGATAGTGGAATATGGGGCCTACGATATAGGTTCTAAATGGAATTAGGGCAAAGAGAAAATGAGCAAGTGGGCGGCTAAtgggttgtggtggtggtggaaggTCGGCGTCAAGAGGGAATGAGGTTGAGCGGCGGATGGGGGATGTGGACGGGGAAGGTTTGGGGGATCTTTCAAGCCAAGTTCTATTTGTTTGTATTGATATTCTATTTGTATTATGGTCAGTTGTGGCTTTCATTAATGGTTGAGGATGAGAAGGATTAATTAAGCATGCATGTGTTGTAATGCCGCATAACTTAGATCCTTAAGGAATTGTGAACATGTGTTGAGTCTAGAATAACAACCCTTGTCCTTCATTGTCTTCGGACGGTTGGATCTTTCTCTATAGAGACTTATAAGATTACAACTCGGTTCGATATAGTTCGAGTTTGGTTCATATGTGTTCAGCTTCAGTGGTAAAAATATATGAGTGATCAAGTTTAAACTCTGATATATTTGACTTGTGAAACATGTATaatcaatgaaaaaaaaattcagtatATAAATTATTTTTGATTGTATTATAATCAACTAATATTAGTTTAAATTATGAGTGTTAATATTTATTTTGGGTCTGCACTCTTTTGACATGTATTTTAGACTAATTTAAAATCAAGTTTATCCgtaaaataaaacatttttttccCATTTCCTGACCCTGTCTTGGCCCCTTGTATCACCATTTTAAAGTATCAATTTGTTCTCATCGTCGGAAGAAATTAAACAATGATATTCTAGTACATTTTTGGTTGTTTTCTTTACAAAAATGAAATCTTTACTATAAGATAGATTCTCAGTTTACCAGTTTGAGTAACAACAAAATATGATttcatgaaattttttttaactacAACAAAATACAATATTTTGAAATCGAAAGttcaaaaaattatattcacctTTTCATGGATCATGAAGTTGCACTTACGAGAAAGTAATGACAAAACATGGTTCCATAAAATGTACATATATATGACACTACTCTTCATGTAAATCTATTGATAGCAGCATGCTTTTTACAACCTTGTCAATTGTTGTTGACATTTATGTTCTTCTAATTTTGGCACAGTTAATTGAGTCTTGAAATGTAGAGAAACCGTAAGTGATTTAAATATCCCTTGTATACAAATCGAGAACCAAAGAATGTCCCATGTTTTAAACCCCTttgctaaaaaaataaaaaggtttTAAACCTTTTACTTTCCCATTTTGAGATTTTTACTTTCCCATTTTGAGATATCGATTCATTTTCCTTTACAATTTTTAGCTTGAGCAAAATGCATTTGCAAAGTGCAGTAATGATTGCATGATGTATA harbors:
- the LOC133732454 gene encoding uncharacterized protein LOC133732454; translation: MMGSKARKKQMWSPQPLTPLMEGPDPEMQEEGGKKESSWEAIREWFRAQKGLPQGSNLSTSAYGSNGSTIPAKRQDLRLLLGVLGCPLAPIPQASEPVDHPMPHIKDIPFETSTAHYIIQQYLAASGCLKQQKCNKNMYASGMVKMVCCETEVSAGRNVKTLGTRSGESGCFVLWQMLPGMWSLELVVGGNKVVAGSDGKTVWRHTPWLGTHAAKGPQRPLRRIIQGLDPKSTASLFAKAQCLGEKRIGDDDCFVLKVSADREAVMERSEGPAEVIRHALYGYFCQKSGLLIYLEDSHLTRVETPENETVYWETTIGSSIADYRDVDGVLIAHQGRSIATVFRCGELSMEYTRTRMEEVWNIDDVVFNVPGLSMDYFIAPADIYDSSSAVQSP